The following are encoded in a window of Primulina eburnea isolate SZY01 chromosome 4, ASM2296580v1, whole genome shotgun sequence genomic DNA:
- the LOC140830665 gene encoding potassium transporter 6-like isoform X2, protein MDPESGNFQNHVKKETWRTVLTLAYQSLGVVYGDLSTSPLYVYKSTFAEDIEHSETNEEIFGVLSFVFWTLTLVPLLKYVFIVLRADDNGEGGTFALYSLLCRHAKLNSLPSFQLADEDLSSYKKDIRNPAPSTFGAKLKSSLEKYKVLQRFLLLLSLLGACMVIGDGILTPAISVFSAVSGVELAMAKEHHKYVEVPVTCFILIALFCLQHYGTHRVGFLFAPVVIIWLLCISVIGIYNIFHWNPHVYQALSPYYMYKFLKKTQRSGWMSLGGILLCITGSEAMFADLGHFSQLSIKIAFTSIVYPSLVLAYMGQAAYLSRHHEIQNGYRVGFYVSVPEILRWPVMVIAILAAVVGSQAIITGTFSIIKQCSSLGCFPKVKIVHTSSKIHGQIYIPEINWILMLLCLAVTVGFRDTKRLGNASGLAVITVMLVTTCLMSLVIVLCWHQSLALAICFVLFFGTLEALYFSASLIKFLEGAWVPIALSFIFMMVMCVWHYGTLKKYEYDVQNKVSVDWLLELGPSLGIVRVKGIGIIHTELVSGIPAIFSHFVTNLPAFHQVLIFLCVKSVPIPHVKHEERFLVGHIGPREYRMYRCIVRYGYRDAHKDDIQFENELVCSIAEYIRTGNAGINDSTKNLGNQQNEEMVVVGTPSTHLDGIWLREENGVDPEKPGTSELREIRSPRCVKPRKRVSFVIPETPKMDRGAREELRELMEAREAGIAYILGHSYVKTKQGSSLVKKMVINFGYDFLRRNSRASTYALTVPHASTLEVGMVYNV, encoded by the exons ATGGATCCTGAAAGTGGGAATTTTCAGAATCATGTAAAA AAAGAGACTTGGAGAACAGTATTGACATTGGCTTATCAGAGTTTAGGTGTTGTGTATGGGGATTTGAGTACATCACCATTGTATGTGTACAAGAGTACTTTTGCAGAAGATATTGAACATTCCGAAACTAATGAAGAAATTTTTGGGGTTCTTTCATTTGTATTTTGGACTTTAACTTTGGTTCCACTTTTGAAGTATGTGTTCATAGTGCTGAGGGCTGATGATAATGGTGAAGGAGGCACTTTTGCATTGTATTCACTCTTATGTAGACACGCTAAGTTAAATTCACTGCCTAGTTTTCAATTAGCAGATGAGGATTTATCATCTTACAAAAAGGATATTAGAAATCCTGCACCCTCAACCTTTGGGGCGAAGCTAAAATCCTCTTTGGAAAAATATAAAGTTTTGCAAAGATTTTTGCTTTTGTTGTCTCTTTTGGGTGCTTGTATGGTGATTGGAGATGGAATATTAACTCCAGCAATTTCGG TTTTTTCTGCGGTTTCGGGTGTTGAACTTGCGATGGCGAAAGAGCATCACAAAT ATGTGGAGGTCCCAGTCACCTGTTTCATATTGATAGCTTTGTTTTGCCTTCAACATTATGGCACCCACAGGGTCGGATTCTTGTTCGCACCCGTGGTCATAATATGGCTTTTGTGTATCAGTGTCATTGGTATATACAATATTTTCCACTGGAATCCCCATGTGTATCAAGCTCTGTCTCCATACTACATGTACAAATTTCTAAAGAAAACACAAAGAAGTGGTTGGATGTCCTTGGGAGGAATCTTACTATGCATAACAG GTTCGGAGGCAATGTTTGCTGATCTCGGGCATTTTTCCCAGTTATCAATAAAG ATAGCTTTCACATCCATTGTCTATCCGTCGCTAGTTCTTGCATATATGGGGCAAGCTGCCTATCTTTCCCGGCATCATGAAATTCAAAATGGTTATCGTGTTGGGTTTTATGTTTCTGTGCCTG AGATATTAAGATGGCCGGTTATGGTGATTGCAATACTTGCTGCAGTCGTTGGAAGCCAAGCCATTATTACTGGAACATTTTCCATAATTAAGCAGTGTTCCTCCTTAGGGTGCTTTCCAAAAGTGAAAATCGTGCATACCTCCTCAAAAATTCATGGACAGATATACATTCCTGAGATTAACTGGATTTTAATGCTCCTATGTCTAGCTGTAACTGTTGGGTTCAGAGACACGAAACGTTTAGGCAACGCCTCCG GTTTGGCAGTTATAACCGTCATGCTTGTTACAACATGTCTGATGTCTCTTGTCATTGTGTTGTGCTGGCATCAGAGTCTCGCCCTCGCAATTTGCTTTGTTCTGTTCTTTGGGACACTCGAGGCCTTATATTTCTCCGCTTCTTTGATCAAGTTTCTTGAAGGAGCATGGGTGCCAATCGCCCTTTCGTTCATTTTCATGATGGTGATGTGTGTGTGGCACTATGGAACGCTTAAAAAGTATGAGTACGATGTTCAAAACAAAGTTTCCGTCGACTGGCTACTTGAATTAGGCCCGAGTTTGGGGATAGTACGTGTTAAAGGCATTGGTATTATACACACAGAACTCGTATCCGGAATCCCCGCCATTTTCTCCCATTTTGTCACCAATCTTCCAGCATTCCACCAGGTACTTATTTTCCTTTGTGTCAAATCCGTCCCTATCCCTCATGTTAAACACGAAGAACGGTTTCTTGTTGGACACATTGGCCCCAGAGAGTACCGTATGTATAGATGCATAGTTCGTTATGGCTACCGTGATGCACACAAGGATGATATACAGTTTGAGAACGAGCTTGTATGTAGTATTGCAGAGTATATACGTACTGGGAACGCAGGTATAAACGATTCCACGAAAAACTTGGGTAATCAGCAAAATGAAGAAATGGTTGTTGTAGGAACGCCCTCGACTCATCTAGATGGGATTTGGCTACGTGAGGAAAACGgggttgatcccgagaagcctggCACATCAGAGCTCAGAGAGATACGGTCTCCACGATGTGTTAAACCGAGGAAACGGGTAAGCTTTGTCATACCCGAGACCCCTAAAATGGACAGAGGCGCACGGGAAGAGTTGAGAGAACTGATGGAAGCTAGAGAAGCCGGTATAGCTTATATTTTGGGACATTCATATGTCAAAACAAAGCAAGGATCAAGTTTGGTGAAGAAAATGGTCATAAATTTTGGCTATGATTTCTTGAGAAGGAATAGTAGGGCTTCTACTTATGCATTGACTGTGCCTCATGCGTCTACTTTAGAAGTGGGAATGGTGTACAATGTGTAA
- the LOC140830665 gene encoding potassium transporter 6-like isoform X1, translated as MCHISRILSAFSMDPESGNFQNHVKKETWRTVLTLAYQSLGVVYGDLSTSPLYVYKSTFAEDIEHSETNEEIFGVLSFVFWTLTLVPLLKYVFIVLRADDNGEGGTFALYSLLCRHAKLNSLPSFQLADEDLSSYKKDIRNPAPSTFGAKLKSSLEKYKVLQRFLLLLSLLGACMVIGDGILTPAISVFSAVSGVELAMAKEHHKYVEVPVTCFILIALFCLQHYGTHRVGFLFAPVVIIWLLCISVIGIYNIFHWNPHVYQALSPYYMYKFLKKTQRSGWMSLGGILLCITGSEAMFADLGHFSQLSIKIAFTSIVYPSLVLAYMGQAAYLSRHHEIQNGYRVGFYVSVPEILRWPVMVIAILAAVVGSQAIITGTFSIIKQCSSLGCFPKVKIVHTSSKIHGQIYIPEINWILMLLCLAVTVGFRDTKRLGNASGLAVITVMLVTTCLMSLVIVLCWHQSLALAICFVLFFGTLEALYFSASLIKFLEGAWVPIALSFIFMMVMCVWHYGTLKKYEYDVQNKVSVDWLLELGPSLGIVRVKGIGIIHTELVSGIPAIFSHFVTNLPAFHQVLIFLCVKSVPIPHVKHEERFLVGHIGPREYRMYRCIVRYGYRDAHKDDIQFENELVCSIAEYIRTGNAGINDSTKNLGNQQNEEMVVVGTPSTHLDGIWLREENGVDPEKPGTSELREIRSPRCVKPRKRVSFVIPETPKMDRGAREELRELMEAREAGIAYILGHSYVKTKQGSSLVKKMVINFGYDFLRRNSRASTYALTVPHASTLEVGMVYNV; from the exons ATGTGCCACATTTCTAG GATTCTGAGTGCATTTTCAATGGATCCTGAAAGTGGGAATTTTCAGAATCATGTAAAA AAAGAGACTTGGAGAACAGTATTGACATTGGCTTATCAGAGTTTAGGTGTTGTGTATGGGGATTTGAGTACATCACCATTGTATGTGTACAAGAGTACTTTTGCAGAAGATATTGAACATTCCGAAACTAATGAAGAAATTTTTGGGGTTCTTTCATTTGTATTTTGGACTTTAACTTTGGTTCCACTTTTGAAGTATGTGTTCATAGTGCTGAGGGCTGATGATAATGGTGAAGGAGGCACTTTTGCATTGTATTCACTCTTATGTAGACACGCTAAGTTAAATTCACTGCCTAGTTTTCAATTAGCAGATGAGGATTTATCATCTTACAAAAAGGATATTAGAAATCCTGCACCCTCAACCTTTGGGGCGAAGCTAAAATCCTCTTTGGAAAAATATAAAGTTTTGCAAAGATTTTTGCTTTTGTTGTCTCTTTTGGGTGCTTGTATGGTGATTGGAGATGGAATATTAACTCCAGCAATTTCGG TTTTTTCTGCGGTTTCGGGTGTTGAACTTGCGATGGCGAAAGAGCATCACAAAT ATGTGGAGGTCCCAGTCACCTGTTTCATATTGATAGCTTTGTTTTGCCTTCAACATTATGGCACCCACAGGGTCGGATTCTTGTTCGCACCCGTGGTCATAATATGGCTTTTGTGTATCAGTGTCATTGGTATATACAATATTTTCCACTGGAATCCCCATGTGTATCAAGCTCTGTCTCCATACTACATGTACAAATTTCTAAAGAAAACACAAAGAAGTGGTTGGATGTCCTTGGGAGGAATCTTACTATGCATAACAG GTTCGGAGGCAATGTTTGCTGATCTCGGGCATTTTTCCCAGTTATCAATAAAG ATAGCTTTCACATCCATTGTCTATCCGTCGCTAGTTCTTGCATATATGGGGCAAGCTGCCTATCTTTCCCGGCATCATGAAATTCAAAATGGTTATCGTGTTGGGTTTTATGTTTCTGTGCCTG AGATATTAAGATGGCCGGTTATGGTGATTGCAATACTTGCTGCAGTCGTTGGAAGCCAAGCCATTATTACTGGAACATTTTCCATAATTAAGCAGTGTTCCTCCTTAGGGTGCTTTCCAAAAGTGAAAATCGTGCATACCTCCTCAAAAATTCATGGACAGATATACATTCCTGAGATTAACTGGATTTTAATGCTCCTATGTCTAGCTGTAACTGTTGGGTTCAGAGACACGAAACGTTTAGGCAACGCCTCCG GTTTGGCAGTTATAACCGTCATGCTTGTTACAACATGTCTGATGTCTCTTGTCATTGTGTTGTGCTGGCATCAGAGTCTCGCCCTCGCAATTTGCTTTGTTCTGTTCTTTGGGACACTCGAGGCCTTATATTTCTCCGCTTCTTTGATCAAGTTTCTTGAAGGAGCATGGGTGCCAATCGCCCTTTCGTTCATTTTCATGATGGTGATGTGTGTGTGGCACTATGGAACGCTTAAAAAGTATGAGTACGATGTTCAAAACAAAGTTTCCGTCGACTGGCTACTTGAATTAGGCCCGAGTTTGGGGATAGTACGTGTTAAAGGCATTGGTATTATACACACAGAACTCGTATCCGGAATCCCCGCCATTTTCTCCCATTTTGTCACCAATCTTCCAGCATTCCACCAGGTACTTATTTTCCTTTGTGTCAAATCCGTCCCTATCCCTCATGTTAAACACGAAGAACGGTTTCTTGTTGGACACATTGGCCCCAGAGAGTACCGTATGTATAGATGCATAGTTCGTTATGGCTACCGTGATGCACACAAGGATGATATACAGTTTGAGAACGAGCTTGTATGTAGTATTGCAGAGTATATACGTACTGGGAACGCAGGTATAAACGATTCCACGAAAAACTTGGGTAATCAGCAAAATGAAGAAATGGTTGTTGTAGGAACGCCCTCGACTCATCTAGATGGGATTTGGCTACGTGAGGAAAACGgggttgatcccgagaagcctggCACATCAGAGCTCAGAGAGATACGGTCTCCACGATGTGTTAAACCGAGGAAACGGGTAAGCTTTGTCATACCCGAGACCCCTAAAATGGACAGAGGCGCACGGGAAGAGTTGAGAGAACTGATGGAAGCTAGAGAAGCCGGTATAGCTTATATTTTGGGACATTCATATGTCAAAACAAAGCAAGGATCAAGTTTGGTGAAGAAAATGGTCATAAATTTTGGCTATGATTTCTTGAGAAGGAATAGTAGGGCTTCTACTTATGCATTGACTGTGCCTCATGCGTCTACTTTAGAAGTGGGAATGGTGTACAATGTGTAA
- the LOC140830668 gene encoding U4/U6 small nuclear ribonucleoprotein Prp31 homolog produces the protein MATLNDSFLADLDELSDNEDDLLEEEDVDAEHMEEDVDGDLADIESLNYDDLDLVSKLQKTQRYTDIMQKVEKALEKGSESSYLGIVLEDDPEYQLIVDCNALSVDIENEIVIIHNFIRDKYRLKFPELESLVHHPVDYARVVQKIGNEMDLTLVDLEGLLPSAIIMVVSVTASTTSGKPLPEDVLQKTINACDRALALDSAKKNVLDFVESRMGYIAPNLSAIIGSAVAAKLMGTAGGLSALAKMPACNVQLLGAKRKNLAGFSTATSQFRVGYLEQTEIFQSTPPSLRMRACRLLAAKSTLAARVDSTRGDPTGKTGRTFRAEIHKKIEKWQEPPPAKQPKPLPVPDSEPKKKRGGRRLRKMKERYAITDMRKLANRMQFGVPEESSLGDGLGEGYGMLGQAGNGKLRVSIGQSKLAAKVAKKFKEKRFGSSGTTSGLTSSLAFTPVQGIELSNPQANLLGGGIQSTYFSETGTFSKIRRT, from the exons ATG GCAACCCTTAATGACTCTTTCCTGGCTGATCTTGATGAATTATCCGATAACGAAGATGATCTTCTG gaggaggaggatgtTGATGCAGAGCATATGGAGGAAGATGTAGACGGGGACTTGGCAGATATTGAATCACTTAATTATGATGATCTCGATCTCGTATCCAAGCTTCAAAAAACTCAGCGTTACACTGATATAATGCAG AAAGTTGAAAAGGCCCTTGAGAAGGGGTCTGAGAGCTCATATCTCGGAATTGTATTAGAAGATGATCCAGAATATCAGTTGATTGTTGATTGCAATGCTTTGTCCGTTGATATCGAAAATGAAATTGTGATAATTCACAATTTTATCCGTGACAAGTATCGCTTAAAATTTCCGGAGCTTGAATCACTCGTTCATCATCCAGTCGACTATGCTCGAGTTGTTCAGAAAATTGGAAATGAAATGGATCTGACTCTTGTGGATCTAGAAGGTCTTCTACCCTCTGCCATTATCATGGTGGTTTCTGTGACTGCATCAACCACCAGTGGCAAGCCTCTCCCGGAAGATGTCTTGCAAAAGACGATCAATGCATGTGACCGAGCTCTTGCTCTAGATTCAGCAAAGAAAAATGTTCTTGATTTTGTTGAGAGTCGAATGGGTTATATTGCTCCAAATCTTTCTGCTATCATTGGAAGTGCTGTTGCTGCAAAACTTATGGGAACGGCTGGTGGTCTTTCAGCATTAGCAAAGATGCCAGCTTGTAATGTTCAGCTTCTCGGTGCGAAAAGGAAGAACTTAGCAGGGTTTTCAACGGCAACGTCCCAATTTCGTGTTGGTTATTTAGAACAAACTGAAATATTTCAGAGCACTCCTCCTTCCTTGAGGATGCGTGCCTGCCGACTTTTGGCTGCAAAGTCTACACTAGCTGCACGTGTCGATTCTACTAGAGGAGATCCAACAGGAAAAACTGGGAGAACTTTCCGTGCAGAGATTCATAAAAAGATTGAGAAGTGGCAAGAGCCTCCTCCTGCCAAGCAGCCTAAGCCTCTTCCAGTTCCCGATTCTGAGCCTAAAAAGAAGAGAGGCGGACGTAGATTAAGAAAGATGAAAGAAAG ATATGCTATTACCGACATGCGGAAGCTTGCAAATAGGATGCAGTTCGGTGTACCAGAGGAGAGCTCTTTAG GTGATGGACTTGGGGAAGGATATGGGATGCTTGGTCAGGCTGGAAATGGCAAGCTACGTGTATCAATTGGTCAAAGCAAGCTTGCTGCTAAAGTAGCAAAAAA GTTTAAGGAGAAGCGTTTTGGAAGCAGTGGTACAACTTCTGGACTAACTTCAAGTTTGGCCTTCACACCCGTGCAG GGAATTGAACTCTCGAATCCTCAGGCAAACCTGCTTGGTGGTGGAATTCAGAGTACTTACTTTTCAGAAACTGGAACTTTTTCAAAGATCAGGCGGACGTGA